Proteins encoded within one genomic window of Suricata suricatta isolate VVHF042 chromosome 17, meerkat_22Aug2017_6uvM2_HiC, whole genome shotgun sequence:
- the PHB gene encoding prohibitin — protein sequence MAAKVFESIGKFGLALAVAGGVVNSALYNVDAGHRAVIFDRFRGVQDVVVGEGTHFLIPWVQKPIIFDCRSRPRNVPVITGSKDLQNVNITLRILFRPVASQLPRIFTSIGEDYDERVLPSITTEILKSVVARFDAGELITQRELVSRQVSDDLTERAATFGLILDDVSLTHLTFGKEFTEAVEAKQVAQQEAERARFVVEKAEQQKKAAIISAEGDSKAAELIADSLATAGDGLIELRKLEAAEDIAYQLSRSRNITYLPAGQSVLLQLPQ from the exons ATGGCTGCCAAGGTGTTTGAGTCCATCGGCAAGTTCGGCCTGGCCTTGGCCGTCGCGGGAGGAGTGGTGAACTCTGCCTTGTATAACG TGGATGCCGGGCACCGAGCTGTCATCTTTGACCGGTTCCGTGGGGTGCAGGATGTCGTGGTAGGAGAAGGGACGCACTTTCTCATCCCCTGGGTACAGAAACCCATCATCTTCGATTGCCGCTCTCGGCCACGCAACGTGCCCGTCATCACCGGTAGCAAAG ATCTACAGAATGTCAACATCACCCTGCGCATCCTCTTCCGGCCGGTCGCCAGCCAGCTTCCCCGCATCTTCACCAGCATCGGGGAGGACTATGACGAGCGGGTGCTCCCGTCCATCACGACGGAGATCCTCAAGTCCGTGGTG GCTCGCTTTGATGCTGGAGAGCTGATCACGCAGAGAGAGCTGGTCTCCAGACAGGTGAGCGATGACCTCACCGAGCGAGCGGCCACCTTCGGGCTCATCCTGGATGACGTGTCCTTG ACGCATCTGACCTTCGGGAAGGAGTTCACAGAGGCGGTGGAAGCCAAGCAGGTGGCTcagcaggaagcagagagggCCAGATTTGTGGTGGAGAAG GCCGAGCAGCAGAAGAAGGCGGCCATCATCTCCGCCGAGGGCGACTCCAAGGCAGCCGAGCTGATCGCCGACTCGCTCGCCACTGCGGGCGACGGCCTCATTGAGCTGCGCAAGCTGGAGGCCGCGGAGGACATCGCCTACCAGCTGTCGCGCTCCCGGAACATCACGTACCTGCCGGCCGGCCAGTCGGTGCTCCTGCAGCTGCCCCAGTGA